From Salvia splendens isolate huo1 chromosome 16, SspV2, whole genome shotgun sequence, a single genomic window includes:
- the LOC121770847 gene encoding glycylpeptide N-tetradecanoyltransferase 1-like has protein sequence MADNDAPAENITSNKSNASSEKEIEMSIDALASQVQESFSLSKRHKFWETQPVGQFNDPGDTSLPEGPIQQPTPLSEVKQEPYILPSAYELVTCDLDSEEVCSEVYTLLTNNYVENDDSMFRFNYSKEFLRWALCPPGYFRSWHIGLRVKTSKKLVAFISGIPAKIRIRDAVMLLAEINFLCVHKKLRSRRLTPVMIKEVVESEEANRRWVF, from the exons ATGGCTGACAATGATGCTCCAGCTGAAAACATTACCTCTAACAAGAGTAATGCATCTTCGGAGAAGGAAATTGAAATGTCGATTGACGCATTGGCAAGTCAGGTTCAAGAATCCTTCTCACTTTCGAAGAGACATAAGTTCTGGGAGACCCAACCGGTTGGCCAGTTCAATGATCCTGGAGATACAAGCCTGCCTGAAGGACCGATTCAACAGCCTACACCACTATCTGAAGTCAAGCAAGAGCCGTATATTCTTCCATCCGCCTATGAATTGGTTACGTGCGATCTGGATTCTGAGGAGGTGTGTAGTGAGGTTTATACCTTATTGACCAATAACTATGTTGAGAATGATGATAGCATGTTTAGATTCAATTACTCAAAAGAGTTTCTTAGATGGGCACTCTGTCCTCCTGGTTATTTTCGGAGCTGGCACATTGGGCTGAGGGTTAAGACTTCAAAGAAACTGGTTGCATTCATAAGTGGAATCCCTGCAAAAATTCGTATCCGTGATGCTGTAATGCTGCTTGCAGAGATCAATTTTCTGTGTGTACACAAGAAGCTCCGATCAAGAAGACTTACTCCAGTCATGATTAAGGAG GTCGTTGAATCCGAAGAAGCTAATCGACGTTGGGTTTTCTAG
- the LOC121771890 gene encoding glycylpeptide N-tetradecanoyltransferase 1-like, whose product MTRYINFFKLPEQTATPGLRKMEPRDAPDVARLLKNYLKQFVLAPDFDENEVEHWLLPKEDVMDTYVVESPGSHEITDFCSFYTFTWSIFGSQNHSILKVAYSYYNVSTKTPLVQLMSDALGVAKKKDLDVFMALDIMLNGTFFSELRFRPADGKLNYYLYNYRLKHGLRSSEIGLLPL is encoded by the coding sequence ATGACCCGGTACATCAACTTTTTCAAGTTACCGGAGCAAACCGCGACCCCTGGCCTCAGAAAGATGGAACCCCGTGATGCTCCTGACGTTGCTCGTTTGCTTAAGAATTACTTGAAACAGTTTGTTTTGGCTCCAGATTTTGACGAGAATGAAGTCGAGCACTGGCTGCTTCCCAAGGAAGATGTCATGGATACTTACGTGGTTGAAAGTCCTGGAAGTCACGAAATCACTGATTTCTGCAGTTTTTACACCTTTACCTGGTCTATATTTGGTAGCCAAAACCATTCCATTCTGAAGGTGGCATATTCGTATTACAACGTATCCACCAAGACGCCCTTAGTTCAACTGATGAGTGATGCTCTCGGTGTTGCCAAGAAGAAGGATTTGGACGTTTTCATGGCATTGGACATTATGCTCAATGGGACTTTCTTCAGTGAACTCAGGTTTCGCCCTGCAGATGGGAAACTTAATTACTATCTCTACAACTATCGGCTAAAGCACGGGCTAAGATCATCCGAGATTGGCCTCCTGCCCTTATAG